One window of Oncorhynchus kisutch isolate 150728-3 unplaced genomic scaffold, Okis_V2 Okis05a-Okis16b_hom, whole genome shotgun sequence genomic DNA carries:
- the LOC116359756 gene encoding OX-2 membrane glycoprotein isoform X2 codes for MARVKSYLTLLLLFLPEGLSQLVRTQQVVIATMGEDAHFSCRLMKPKDVLQVTWQKVTPGATENVATYNKRFGPVVNPPFQRNVEFEDEGLQNCSIIIRGVSRGDESCYKCLFNTYPEGAISGTTCLQINELYGPSLLITQTNNSHTTLSCSATGRPAPTITWDHIENISLDKSTMADITHPNETVTVTITAMVAASSLPDKDTRVGCVASSVGAVKDVSMVIPTRDQASFAGQSQVSDDRFSGTVVGAVMGSMCLIAVFCVILWFLKRRKDTSSRKAPVSDPEFIRTPTKTTTEWETPTSSPPTRDTQTFTPSRMTTPISSPFKILDSLSSSAKRMMQQAQGVVKKISPERPDDLQCRRKLLE; via the exons ATGGCTCGTGTTAAAAGTTACCTTACTCTTCTGCTGCTATTCCTTCCTGAGG GGCTCTCTCAGTTGGTGAGAACACAGCAGGTTGTCATAGCAACCATGGGAGAGGATGCTCACTTCAGCTGCAGGCTCATGAAACCCAAAGATGTGCTTCAAGTCACCTGGCAGAAAGTGACACCAGGGGCGACTGAAAATGTGGCCACCTACAACAAACGATTTGGACCAGTAGTCAACCCACCTTTTCAGAGGAACGTGGAGTTTGAAGACGAGGGACTGCAGAACTGCTCTATCATCATCAGAGGAGTGTCAAGAGGAGACGAGTCCTGCTACAAGTGTCTGTTTAACACCTATCCAGAGGGAGCTATCAGTGGAACCACCTGCCTCCAAATTAATG AGCTGTATGGACCCTCACTCCTCATCACACAAACCAACAACAGTCACACcactctgtcctgttctgctacTGGACGACCTGCTCCTACAATAACCTGGGACCACATAGAAAACATCAGTCTAGACAAATCCACCATGGCTGACATCACCCATCCCAATGAAACAGTCACTGTCACCATAACTGCCATGGTGGCAGCGTCCAGTCTACCTGACAAAGACACCAGGGTTGGGTGTGTAGCATCATCCGTTGGCGCCGTCAAGGATGTTTCCATGGTGATTCCAACTAGGGATCAAGCTTCATTTGCAG GTCAATCTCAGGTCTCTGATGACAGGTTCAGTG GTACAGTGGTTGGTGCAGTGATGGGTTCAATGTGTCTCATTGCTGTATTCTGTGTAATACTTTGGTTTCTTAAGAGGAGAAAAGATACCTCATCCAG AAAAGCCCCAGTGTCTGACCCAGAATTCATCAGGACTCCAACAAAGACAACAACTGAATG GGAAACGCCAACCTCCAGTCCACCAACCAGGGACACACAAACCTTCACTCCATCACGAAT GACCACCCCAATCTCCAGTCCATTCAAAAT TTTAGACTCCCTCAGCTCCTCAGCCAAGCGTATGATGCAACAAGCACAAGGTGTTGTAAAGAA AATATCTCCTGAGAGACCAGATGACCTGCAATGTAGAAG GAAACTTTTAGAGTGA
- the LOC116359756 gene encoding OX-2 membrane glycoprotein isoform X3 translates to MARVKSYLTLLLLFLPEGLSQLVRTQQVVIATMGEDAHFSCRLMKPKDVLQVTWQKVTPGATENVATYNKRFGPVVNPPFQRNVEFEDEGLQNCSIIIRGVSRGDESCYKCLFNTYPEGAISGTTCLQINELYGPSLLITQTNNSHTTLSCSATGRPAPTITWDHIENISLDKSTMADITHPNETVTVTITAMVAASSLPDKDTRVGCVASSVGAVKDVSMVIPTRDQASFAGQSQVSDDRFSGTVVGAVMGSMCLIAVFCVILWFLKRRKDTSSRKAPVSDPEFIRTPTKTTTECLVRLSFTTPRKPLQNLETPTSSPPTRDTQTFTPSRMTTPISSPFKILPQLLSQAYDATSTRCCKENIS, encoded by the exons ATGGCTCGTGTTAAAAGTTACCTTACTCTTCTGCTGCTATTCCTTCCTGAGG GGCTCTCTCAGTTGGTGAGAACACAGCAGGTTGTCATAGCAACCATGGGAGAGGATGCTCACTTCAGCTGCAGGCTCATGAAACCCAAAGATGTGCTTCAAGTCACCTGGCAGAAAGTGACACCAGGGGCGACTGAAAATGTGGCCACCTACAACAAACGATTTGGACCAGTAGTCAACCCACCTTTTCAGAGGAACGTGGAGTTTGAAGACGAGGGACTGCAGAACTGCTCTATCATCATCAGAGGAGTGTCAAGAGGAGACGAGTCCTGCTACAAGTGTCTGTTTAACACCTATCCAGAGGGAGCTATCAGTGGAACCACCTGCCTCCAAATTAATG AGCTGTATGGACCCTCACTCCTCATCACACAAACCAACAACAGTCACACcactctgtcctgttctgctacTGGACGACCTGCTCCTACAATAACCTGGGACCACATAGAAAACATCAGTCTAGACAAATCCACCATGGCTGACATCACCCATCCCAATGAAACAGTCACTGTCACCATAACTGCCATGGTGGCAGCGTCCAGTCTACCTGACAAAGACACCAGGGTTGGGTGTGTAGCATCATCCGTTGGCGCCGTCAAGGATGTTTCCATGGTGATTCCAACTAGGGATCAAGCTTCATTTGCAG GTCAATCTCAGGTCTCTGATGACAGGTTCAGTG GTACAGTGGTTGGTGCAGTGATGGGTTCAATGTGTCTCATTGCTGTATTCTGTGTAATACTTTGGTTTCTTAAGAGGAGAAAAGATACCTCATCCAG AAAAGCCCCAGTGTCTGACCCAGAATTCATCAGGACTCCAACAAAGACAACAACTGAATG tttggtccgactctccttcaccacacctagaaagccgttacagaacct GGAAACGCCAACCTCCAGTCCACCAACCAGGGACACACAAACCTTCACTCCATCACGAAT GACCACCCCAATCTCCAGTCCATTCAAAAT ACTCCCTCAGCTCCTCAGCCAAGCGTATGATGCAACAAGCACAAGGTGTTGTAAAGAA AATATCTCCTGA
- the LOC116359756 gene encoding OX-2 membrane glycoprotein isoform X1: MARVKSYLTLLLLFLPEGLSQLVRTQQVVIATMGEDAHFSCRLMKPKDVLQVTWQKVTPGATENVATYNKRFGPVVNPPFQRNVEFEDEGLQNCSIIIRGVSRGDESCYKCLFNTYPEGAISGTTCLQINELYGPSLLITQTNNSHTTLSCSATGRPAPTITWDHIENISLDKSTMADITHPNETVTVTITAMVAASSLPDKDTRVGCVASSVGAVKDVSMVIPTRDQASFAGQSQVSDDRFSGTVVGAVMGSMCLIAVFCVILWFLKRRKDTSSRKAPVSDPEFIRTPTKTTTECLVRLSFTTPRKPLQNLETPTSSPPTRDTQTFTPSRMTTPISSPFKILDSLSSSAKRMMQQAQGVVKKISPERPDDLQCRRKLLE; encoded by the exons ATGGCTCGTGTTAAAAGTTACCTTACTCTTCTGCTGCTATTCCTTCCTGAGG GGCTCTCTCAGTTGGTGAGAACACAGCAGGTTGTCATAGCAACCATGGGAGAGGATGCTCACTTCAGCTGCAGGCTCATGAAACCCAAAGATGTGCTTCAAGTCACCTGGCAGAAAGTGACACCAGGGGCGACTGAAAATGTGGCCACCTACAACAAACGATTTGGACCAGTAGTCAACCCACCTTTTCAGAGGAACGTGGAGTTTGAAGACGAGGGACTGCAGAACTGCTCTATCATCATCAGAGGAGTGTCAAGAGGAGACGAGTCCTGCTACAAGTGTCTGTTTAACACCTATCCAGAGGGAGCTATCAGTGGAACCACCTGCCTCCAAATTAATG AGCTGTATGGACCCTCACTCCTCATCACACAAACCAACAACAGTCACACcactctgtcctgttctgctacTGGACGACCTGCTCCTACAATAACCTGGGACCACATAGAAAACATCAGTCTAGACAAATCCACCATGGCTGACATCACCCATCCCAATGAAACAGTCACTGTCACCATAACTGCCATGGTGGCAGCGTCCAGTCTACCTGACAAAGACACCAGGGTTGGGTGTGTAGCATCATCCGTTGGCGCCGTCAAGGATGTTTCCATGGTGATTCCAACTAGGGATCAAGCTTCATTTGCAG GTCAATCTCAGGTCTCTGATGACAGGTTCAGTG GTACAGTGGTTGGTGCAGTGATGGGTTCAATGTGTCTCATTGCTGTATTCTGTGTAATACTTTGGTTTCTTAAGAGGAGAAAAGATACCTCATCCAG AAAAGCCCCAGTGTCTGACCCAGAATTCATCAGGACTCCAACAAAGACAACAACTGAATG tttggtccgactctccttcaccacacctagaaagccgttacagaacct GGAAACGCCAACCTCCAGTCCACCAACCAGGGACACACAAACCTTCACTCCATCACGAAT GACCACCCCAATCTCCAGTCCATTCAAAAT TTTAGACTCCCTCAGCTCCTCAGCCAAGCGTATGATGCAACAAGCACAAGGTGTTGTAAAGAA AATATCTCCTGAGAGACCAGATGACCTGCAATGTAGAAG GAAACTTTTAGAGTGA
- the LOC116359756 gene encoding OX-2 membrane glycoprotein isoform X4: MARVKSYLTLLLLFLPEGLSQLVRTQQVVIATMGEDAHFSCRLMKPKDVLQVTWQKVTPGATENVATYNKRFGPVVNPPFQRNVEFEDEGLQNCSIIIRGVSRGDESCYKCLFNTYPEGAISGTTCLQINELYGPSLLITQTNNSHTTLSCSATGRPAPTITWDHIENISLDKSTMADITHPNETVTVTITAMVAASSLPDKDTRVGCVASSVGAVKDVSMVIPTRDQASFAGQSQVSDDRFSGTVVGAVMGSMCLIAVFCVILWFLKRRKDTSSRKAPVSDPEFIRTPTKTTTEWETPTSSPPTRDTQTFTPSRMTTPISSPFKILPQLLSQAYDATSTRCCKENIS; the protein is encoded by the exons ATGGCTCGTGTTAAAAGTTACCTTACTCTTCTGCTGCTATTCCTTCCTGAGG GGCTCTCTCAGTTGGTGAGAACACAGCAGGTTGTCATAGCAACCATGGGAGAGGATGCTCACTTCAGCTGCAGGCTCATGAAACCCAAAGATGTGCTTCAAGTCACCTGGCAGAAAGTGACACCAGGGGCGACTGAAAATGTGGCCACCTACAACAAACGATTTGGACCAGTAGTCAACCCACCTTTTCAGAGGAACGTGGAGTTTGAAGACGAGGGACTGCAGAACTGCTCTATCATCATCAGAGGAGTGTCAAGAGGAGACGAGTCCTGCTACAAGTGTCTGTTTAACACCTATCCAGAGGGAGCTATCAGTGGAACCACCTGCCTCCAAATTAATG AGCTGTATGGACCCTCACTCCTCATCACACAAACCAACAACAGTCACACcactctgtcctgttctgctacTGGACGACCTGCTCCTACAATAACCTGGGACCACATAGAAAACATCAGTCTAGACAAATCCACCATGGCTGACATCACCCATCCCAATGAAACAGTCACTGTCACCATAACTGCCATGGTGGCAGCGTCCAGTCTACCTGACAAAGACACCAGGGTTGGGTGTGTAGCATCATCCGTTGGCGCCGTCAAGGATGTTTCCATGGTGATTCCAACTAGGGATCAAGCTTCATTTGCAG GTCAATCTCAGGTCTCTGATGACAGGTTCAGTG GTACAGTGGTTGGTGCAGTGATGGGTTCAATGTGTCTCATTGCTGTATTCTGTGTAATACTTTGGTTTCTTAAGAGGAGAAAAGATACCTCATCCAG AAAAGCCCCAGTGTCTGACCCAGAATTCATCAGGACTCCAACAAAGACAACAACTGAATG GGAAACGCCAACCTCCAGTCCACCAACCAGGGACACACAAACCTTCACTCCATCACGAAT GACCACCCCAATCTCCAGTCCATTCAAAAT ACTCCCTCAGCTCCTCAGCCAAGCGTATGATGCAACAAGCACAAGGTGTTGTAAAGAA AATATCTCCTGA
- the LOC116359756 gene encoding OX-2 membrane glycoprotein isoform X5 encodes MGEDAHFSCRLMKPKDVLQVTWQKVTPGATENVATYNKRFGPVVNPPFQRNVEFEDEGLQNCSIIIRGVSRGDESCYKCLFNTYPEGAISGTTCLQINELYGPSLLITQTNNSHTTLSCSATGRPAPTITWDHIENISLDKSTMADITHPNETVTVTITAMVAASSLPDKDTRVGCVASSVGAVKDVSMVIPTRDQASFAGQSQVSDDRFSGTVVGAVMGSMCLIAVFCVILWFLKRRKDTSSRKAPVSDPEFIRTPTKTTTECLVRLSFTTPRKPLQNLETPTSSPPTRDTQTFTPSRMTTPISSPFKILDSLSSSAKRMMQQAQGVVKKISPERPDDLQCRRKLLE; translated from the exons ATGGGAGAGGATGCTCACTTCAGCTGCAGGCTCATGAAACCCAAAGATGTGCTTCAAGTCACCTGGCAGAAAGTGACACCAGGGGCGACTGAAAATGTGGCCACCTACAACAAACGATTTGGACCAGTAGTCAACCCACCTTTTCAGAGGAACGTGGAGTTTGAAGACGAGGGACTGCAGAACTGCTCTATCATCATCAGAGGAGTGTCAAGAGGAGACGAGTCCTGCTACAAGTGTCTGTTTAACACCTATCCAGAGGGAGCTATCAGTGGAACCACCTGCCTCCAAATTAATG AGCTGTATGGACCCTCACTCCTCATCACACAAACCAACAACAGTCACACcactctgtcctgttctgctacTGGACGACCTGCTCCTACAATAACCTGGGACCACATAGAAAACATCAGTCTAGACAAATCCACCATGGCTGACATCACCCATCCCAATGAAACAGTCACTGTCACCATAACTGCCATGGTGGCAGCGTCCAGTCTACCTGACAAAGACACCAGGGTTGGGTGTGTAGCATCATCCGTTGGCGCCGTCAAGGATGTTTCCATGGTGATTCCAACTAGGGATCAAGCTTCATTTGCAG GTCAATCTCAGGTCTCTGATGACAGGTTCAGTG GTACAGTGGTTGGTGCAGTGATGGGTTCAATGTGTCTCATTGCTGTATTCTGTGTAATACTTTGGTTTCTTAAGAGGAGAAAAGATACCTCATCCAG AAAAGCCCCAGTGTCTGACCCAGAATTCATCAGGACTCCAACAAAGACAACAACTGAATG tttggtccgactctccttcaccacacctagaaagccgttacagaacct GGAAACGCCAACCTCCAGTCCACCAACCAGGGACACACAAACCTTCACTCCATCACGAAT GACCACCCCAATCTCCAGTCCATTCAAAAT TTTAGACTCCCTCAGCTCCTCAGCCAAGCGTATGATGCAACAAGCACAAGGTGTTGTAAAGAA AATATCTCCTGAGAGACCAGATGACCTGCAATGTAGAAG GAAACTTTTAGAGTGA